From the Penicillium oxalicum strain HP7-1 chromosome V, whole genome shotgun sequence genome, one window contains:
- a CDS encoding Glutaredoxin has translation MSAAKAKAQSLINENGVVVFSKSYCPYCKSSKDLLNKLGAKYKLLELDELDDGAAIQSALQEISEQRTVPNIFIKQKHIGGNSDLQAISATLPQLLKDAGAL, from the exons ATGTCCGCCGCCAAAGCCAAGGCTCAAAGCCTCATCAACGAGAACGGCgtcgtcgtcttctccaAGTCCTACTGCCCTTACTGCAAGTCCAGCAAGGATCTCCTGAACAAGCTCGGTGCCAAGTACAAGCTGCTCGAGCTCGACGAGCTGG ATGACGGCGCTGCTATCCAGAGTGCTCTCCAGGAGATTTCCGAACAGCGCACCGTGCccaacatcttcatcaagcagAAGCACATTGGTGGCAACTCGGACCTTCAGGCCATTTCTGCTACGCTGCCCCAGCTGCTGAAGGATGCTGGTGCTCTCTAA
- a CDS encoding 60S ribosomal protein produces MAVRNTALASSRSKSRKAYFQAPSSERRILMSAPLSAELRAKYGVRSIPIRKDDEVTIVTGTNKGREGRITSVYRLKFCVHVERVVREKTNGQSVPIPIHPSNVVISKLKLDKDREEILARKAKGREARKNKSA; encoded by the exons ATGGCTGTCCGCAACACCG CACTGGCTTCCTCCCGCTCCAAGAGCCGCAAGGCTTACTTCCAGGCCCCCTCCTCAGAGCGCCGCATTCTCATGAGTGCTCCTCTGTCCGCTGAGCTCCGGGCCAAGTACGGT GTCCGCTCCATCCCCATCCGCAAGGACGATGAGG TCACCATTGTCACCGGTACCAACAAGGGTCGTGAGGGTCGCATCACCAGCGTTTACCGTCTGAAGTTCTGCGTCCACGTTGAG CGTGTCGTCCGCGAGAAGACCAACGGCCAATCcgtccccatccccatccacCCCTCCAACGTCGTTATCAGCAAGCTCAAGCTCGACAAGGACCGTGAGGAGATCCTGGCCCGCAAGGCCAAGGGCCGTGAGGCTCGCAAGAACAAGTCGGCTTAA
- a CDS encoding putative galacturan 1,4-alpha-galacturonidase C, whose amino-acid sequence MNWLNSASVALSLILTLSVGPTLGNTWDHGRPVCTVTARGHQKDDVPNILKAFEACGHGGTVVFPEDQTYWIASRLNPTVNDVIIEWRGKWTFSDDLAYWRNHSYPIAFQNHAAGFIITGDHIRIDGHGTGGIDGNGNAWYTAEKGVTQPGRPMPFVFWNVSEVRVDNFFIKDPPLWSLNIMNGTNMRFNNIDCNATAVDAPYGQNWVQNTDGFGMRITPAHLLCFDMLVTDRWPLLSLHPRHADTMDAKNVQLTNFVYQGGDDCIAIKPRSYNIEIRNVTCRGGNGIAIGSLGQYLEDSSVRNVLVDNVKIIRYNKDMHNSAYIKTWVGALVPQKSYESAGLPRGGGWGSVSEIVFSNFDIQGANSGPAISQDSGNNGSLSGTSLMSISNVAFVNFTGNIETSKSWTSSVSCSKVHPCFNIDFDHVVLYPTNSTTAGTGSCKYTAAGGVSGLSGC is encoded by the exons ATGAATTGGCTCAATTCCGCCTCGGTGGCCCTTTCATTGATATTGACCCTCTCTGTCGGTCCAACATTGGGAAATACCTGGGACCATGGTCGTCCTGTCTGCACCGTCACGGCGAGGGGCCATCAGAAAGACGATGTTCCCAATATCCTGAAAGCCTTTGAGGCCTGCGGTCACGGCGGTACCGTCGTCTTTCCTGAAGACCAGACCTATTGGATCGCTTCCAGGCTGAATCCGACCGTCAATGATGTGATCATCGAGTGGAGAGGTAAATGGACG TTCTCGGACGACCTGGCCTACTGGCGCAACCACTCCTATCCCATTGCATTTCAAAATCATGCTGCTGGATTCATCATCACGGGGGATCACATTCGTATTGACGGGCATGGGACTGGCGGGATCGACGGCAACGGCAATGCCTGGTATACGGCGGAAAAGGGAGTCACGCAGCCTGGGCGACCGATGCCCTTCGTCTTTTGGAATGTCTCTGAAGTGAGGGTCGACaatttcttcatcaaagaccCGCCTCTCTGGAGCTTGAACATTATGAATGGGACGAATATGCGCTTCAATAATATCGACTGCAATGCCACTGCGGTAGATGCGCCGTACGGCCAGAACTGGGTGCAGAATACGGATGGATTTGGTATGAGAATTACCCCGGCGCATCTCCTTTGCTTTGATATGCTTGTGACTGACCGATGGCctttgctttctcttcaCCCTCGGCATGCAGACACCATGGACGCCAAGAATGTTCAGTTGACCAATTTTGTCTATCAAGGCGGCGATGACTGTATCGCGATCAAGCCACGGTCATACAACATTGAGATTCGCAATGTCACCTGTCGCGGTGGGAATGGTATTGCAATTGGCAGTCTCGGACAGTATCTGGAGGATTCCAGCGTTCGGAATGTCCTCGTGGACAATGTCAAGATCATCCGGTACAATAAGGACATGCACAACAGTGCATACATCAAGACCTGGGTTGGGGCCCTCGTTCCTCAAAAATCCTACGAAAGTGCCGGTCTCCCTCGAGGAGGCGGCTGGGGCAGTGTGTCGGAGATTGTCTTCTCCAACTTTGACATCCAAGGGGCCAACTCAGGCCCGGCGATTTCCCAGGATAGTGGCAATAATGGGTCCCTTTCGGGCACGAGCCTCATGAGCATCTCGAACGTGGCCTTTGTCAATTTCACCGGCAACATCGAGACGAGCAAGAGCTGGACTTCTTCCGTGTCGTGCTCGAAAGTGCACCCATGCTTCAATATCGACTTTGATCATGTAGTCTTGTATCCGACCAATTCGACCACTGCCGGAACGGGATCCTGCAAGTATACGGCCGCTGGAGGAGTTTCCGGACTGAGCGGTTGCTGA
- a CDS encoding Dehydrogenase FUM7, with the protein MSETVRPAFADRERPLLSYGIPFPAAAAEHVTKTFGASRVYVICSGSLSRNTDALGRLTAALGPEKVVGRRLGMQSHTLWSEVLQIVEEARKAKADLLLTLGAGSLTDAAKIVALALGNHVQNASDLATLAEGPSKRPQIQPPTIPIISIPTSLSAGEYSNFAGGTEDRSHRKYSFQAPSRGPQLVILDPELAETTPDSVWLSTGIRAVDHCVETLCATKGTSPESDKLAGHALMLSGGGGGHGCVFQRIGAIGSKSWYWPSGHGETSCILLPAVCKYNARHNANCERQARVRDVLLSDPVVTEILQLHSSSSDTLDLGDILDLVIRELGMPRSLTDVGVGRDKVDGLAENSLHDRWCRTNPVPLTDKSQVLEILDMVL; encoded by the exons atgtctGAAACAGTCCGCCCGGCATTCGCAGACCGTGAACGTCCCTTGCTGAGCTATGGGATCCCCTTCCCAGCGGCAGCAGCCGAGCACGTCACCAAGACCTTTGGCGCCTCGCGAGTCTATGTGATCTGTTCCGGATCGCTGTCACGCAATACTGATGCATTGGGTCGTTTGACGGCAGCCTTAGGCCCAGAGAAAGTAGTCGGTCGCCGTCTCGGAATGCAGAGCCATACATTGTGGTCCGAGGTCTTGCAAATCGTCGAGGAGGCACGAAAGGCGAAGGCGGATCTATTACTGACACTGGGAGCTGGTAGCTTGACGGATGCTGCTAAGATAGTCGCCTTG GCCCTGGGCAATCATGTCCAAAATGCTTCCGATCTCGCAACTCTGGCCGAAGGCCCAAGCAAGCGGCCCCAGATTCAACCACCCACGATTCCCATCATTTCAATCCCCACGTCTCTATCCGCAGGTGAATATTCAAATTTCGCAGGTGGAACGGAAGACCGCTCTCATCGAAAGTATAGCTTCCAAGCACCGTCGCGTGGGCCGCAGCTCGTCATTCTGGACCCCGAGCTAGCAGAGACTACACCAGACTCGGTCTGGTTGAGTACGGGAATCCGAGCAGTAGATCACTGTGTGGAAACGCTCTGCGCCACGAAAGGAACGTCGCCCGAGTCCGACAAGTTGGCGGGTCATGCATTGA TGCTATCTGGGGGCGGCGGAGGCCATGGCTGCGTGTTCCAAAGGATCGGTGCCATTGGGAGCAAGTCATGGTATTGGCCATCAG GGCACGGCGAGACGAGTTGTATCTTACTGCCCGCCGTCTGCAAGTACAATGCACGACACAATGCGAATTGCGAACGACAGGCTCGCGTCCGCGATGTCCTTCTGAGCGACCCGGTCGTCACGGAGATCCTACAGCTACATTCTTCGAGCAGTGATACCCTGGATTTGGGCGACATTTTGGACCTCGTGATACGCGAACTAGGCATGCCGCGTTCTTTGACCGACGTGGGCGTGGGCCGTGACAAAGTGGATGGCCTTGCTGAAAACAGCCTACATGATAGGTGGTGTCGGACCAATCCAGTTCCCCTCACGGACAAGTCTCAAGTCTTGGAGATTTTGGATATGGTCTTGTAA
- a CDS encoding Importin subunit beta-3, producing MSMLPQEVHTALSQLLRALSTPDNAVRSQAEEQLNNDWVQNKPDILLMGLAEQIAGAEDTLTRAFAAVLFRRISTKTRKDPISGDVKEVFLSLPNEQRIAIREKLVTCLTSEAVADVRRKVGDAVAEVARQYTDNGEQWAELLSVLFQASQSPESGLRETAFRIFTTTPGIIEKQHEEAVLAVFTKGFEDENISVRIAAMDAFASLFRSIDKKSQAKFFSLMPALLNILPPLKESSESDELSSAFLALIELAEISPRMFKASFSDLVKFSISVIADKELSDQVRQNALELMATFADYAPNMCKKEPNFAKEMVTQCLSLMTDVGADDDDAEEWNASEDLEPEESDLNHIAGEQCMDRLANKLGGHAILQPAFSWIPRMVSSSAWRDRHAALMAISAISEGCRELMINELDQVLALVVPALRDPHPRVRYAGCNALGQMSTDFAGIMQEKYHGIVLNNIIPVLSSTEPRVQSHAAAALVNFCEEAERSILEPYLGDLLSRLLELLRSPKRYLQEQALSTIATIADSAETAFGQYYDTLMPLLLNVLKQEQGKEYRLLRAKAMECATLIALAVGKEKMGADALNLVNILGHIQQNIVDADDPQSQYLLHCWGRMCRVLGRDFVPYLPGVMPPLLTVAAAKADIQLLDDEDQIEQVEQDEGWELVPLKGKVIGIKTSALEDKNTAIELITIYAQILEEAFEPYVLETMEKIAIPGLAFFFHDPVRVSAAKLIPQLLNSYKKAHGGNSPGFAEMWNKVAEKIIEVLSAEPTVDTLAEMYQCFYESVEVVGVNSLTPQHMQSFIESAKSTLEDYQMRVKQRLEEQAELEDGDEENLDYEYAIEDDQNLLSDMNKAFHTIFKNQGTTFLPAWQQLMQFYDNFITSQDPTQRQWALCIMDDVLEFCSAESWAYKDHIMQPLAAGLQDENAANRQAAAYGVGVAAQKGGAVWADFVAASIPSLFQVTQHPQNRTEEHVFATENASASIAKILHFNSSKVQNAQEIVNNWIDTLPIINDEEAAPYAYSFIVQLIEQYVFRASASSPLTFHFRISLDNWLTLFTLLRQNPAVLTKADRVFGYIVQALDAGTVQGQTAARVAQAAKQLVAATNLNAESILAGVNPDNQERVRKFFQ from the exons CATCGCCATCCGTGAGAAGCTGGTGACATGTCTGACCAGCGAGGCAGTCGCTGATGTGCGCAGGAAGGTCGGAGATGCAGTGGCAGAGGTTGCCCGCCAATACACAGACAACG GCGAGCAATGGGCCGAGCTGTTGAGCGTCCTCTTCCAGGCTAGCCAGTCCCCCGAGTCTGGACTCCGAGAGACCGCATTCCGTATCTTCACAACCACTCCCGGTATCATCGAAAAGCAGCACGAAGAAGCTGTCCTCGCCGTCTTCACGAAGGGTTTCGAGGACGAGAACATCTCT GTGCGCATTGCTGCTATGGATGCATTTGCCTCATTGTTCCGCTCTATCGACAAGAAATCGCAAGCCAAATTCTTCTCCCTGATGCCCGCTCTTCTCAAcattctccctcctctcaaGGAATCCAGCGAGAGCGATGAGCTCTCGTCCGCATTCCTGGCCCTTATCGAGCTGGCTGAAATTAGCCCCCGGATGTTCAAGGCATCGTTCAGTGATCTCGTCAAGTTCAGTATCAGCGTCATTGCAGATAAGGAGCTCAGTGACCAAGTTCGCCAAAATGCGCTCGAGTTGATGGCGACATTTGCCGATTACGCGCCAAACATGTGCAAGAAGGAGCCCAACTTTGCGAAAGAAATGGTCACCCAATGCCTGAGTCTGATGACTGATGTGGGtgctgatgacgatgatgcgGAGGAATGGAACGCTTCTGAAGAT CTGGAACCAGAGGAGAGCGACCTCAACCACATTGCTGGTGAACAGTGCATGGATCGCCTGGCAAACAAGCTCGGTGGGCATGCTATCCTTCAACCTGCTTTCTCATGGATCCCACGCATGGTGTCTTCGTCCGCTTGGCGTGATCGTCACGCTGCTCTGATGGCCATCTCTGCCATCTCCGAAGGTTGCCGCGAGTTGATGATCAACGAGCTCGACCAGGTTTTGGCTCTTGTTGTCCCAGCTCTGCGGGACCCGCATCCCCGTGTGCGCTACGCAGGTTGCAACGCTCTCGGCCAAATGAGCACTGATTTTGCCGGTATCATGCAGGAGAAATACCACGGTATTGTTCTCAACAACATCATTCCCGTGCTCAGCTCGACCGAGCCCCGTGTGCAGTCCCACGCCGCTGCCGCCCTTGTCAATTTCTGTGAGGAAGCTGAGCGCAGCATCTTGGAGCCTTACCTCGGTGACCTCCTGAGCCGCCTTTTGGAACTCCTGCGAAGCCCCAAGCGCTACCTTCAGGAGCAGGCGCTGTCTACCATTGCCACTATTGCTGACTCCGCCGAGACTGCGTTCGGCCAGTACTACGACACTCTCATGCCGCTGCTCCTCAATGTGCTCAAGCAGGAACAAGGCAAGGAGTACCGCTTGCTTCGTGCTAAGGCCATGGAGTGTGCCACCTTGATTGCTTTGGCCGTTGGTAAGGAGAAAATGGGCGCGGATGCTTTGAACCTTGTCAATATTCTTGGACACATTCAACAGAACATTGTTGATGCAGATGACCCCCAGTCGCAGTATCTTCTCCACTGCTGGGGCCGTATGTGCCGTGTGTTGGGTCGTGACTTTGTGCCTTATCTTCCCGGCGTCATGCCTCCTCTTCTGACTGTGGCTGCTGCCAAGGCTGACATCCAGCTgctcgatgatgaggacCAAATCGAGCAAGTCGAGCAGGACGAGGGCTGGGAGTTGGTGCCTCTGAAGGGCAAGGTGATTGGTATCAAGACCAGTGCCCTGGAGGACAAGAACACCGCCATTGAGCTCATTACCATTTACGCTCAAATCCTCGAAGAGGCTTTTGAGCCTTACGTGCTCGAGACCATGGAAAAGATTGCCATTCCTGGACTGgcattcttcttccacgatcCTGTTCGTGTCTCTGCCGCGAAGCTGATTCCTCAACTTCTCAACTCATACAAAAAGGCCCATGGAGGCAACTCACCTGGCTTCGCCGAGATGTGGAACAAGGTGgccgagaagatcattgaAGTCTTGAGCGCCGAGCCCACTGTTGACACTCTGGCCGAGATGTATCAGTGCTTCTACGAGTCTGTCGAAGTGGTTGGCGTCAACAGTCTGACTCCACAGCACATGCAGAGCTTCATTGAGTCTGCCAAGTCTACCCTGGAGGACTACCAAATGCGCGTGAAGCAGCGATTGGAGGAGCAGGCTGAACTTGAGGACGGCGATGAAGAAAATCTCGACTATGAGTATGCTATCGAAGATGATCAAAACCTGCTCAGTGACATGAACAAGGCTTTCCACACGATTTTCAAGAACCAGGGAACGACGTTCTTGCCGGCTTGGCAACAGTTGATGCAGTTCTACGACAATTTCATCACCAGCCAGGACCCTACCCAACGACAGTGGGCCCTGTGCATCATGGACGATGTTCTGGAGTTCTGCTCTGCCGAGTCTTGGGCTTACAAAGATCACATCATGCAGCCTCTCGCCGCTGGTTTGCAGGATGAGAATGCCGCTAACCGCCAGGCTGCAGCTTACGGTGTTGGCGTTGCTGCACAAAAAGGCGGTGCTGTCTGGGCTGATTTTGTGGCTGCGAGCATTCCAAGCCTGTTCCAGGTTACTCAACACCCGCAGAACCGCACGGAGGAGCACGTCTTTGCCACCGAGAACGCCTCTGCCAGCATTGCGAAGATTCTGCATTTCAATTCTTCCAAAGTTCAGAATGCCCAGGAGATTGTGAACAACTGGATCGACACTCTGCCCATTATTAATGACGAGGAGGCCGCTCCGTACGCGTACTCGTTCATTGTTCAGCTGATTGAACAGTATGTGTTCCGCGCCTCTGCGTCCTCTCCATTAACTTTTCATTTCCGAATCTCTCTAGACAATTGGCTGACCCTTTTCACTCTTCTCAGGCAAAACCCCGCGGTCCTCACCAAGGCCGATCGTGTCTTTGGATACATTGTTCAAGCCCTCGACGCTGGCACTGTGCAAGGCCAAACAGCCGCTCGCGTTGCCCAGGCCGCCAAGCAGTTGGTGGCGGCAACCAACTTGAATGCGGAATCGATCCTGGCTGGCGTCAACCCCGATAACCAGGAACGGGTCCGCAAGTTCTTCCAGTAG